A window of Nocardiopsis sp. Huas11 genomic DNA:
CCAGCGGTCCCGTCAGGGACCGTCCGACCTGGCACTGGCGACCGACGTCCCCACACCCGTCCCCGGGCCGGACGACCTGTTGGTCCGGGTCACGGCAGCGGGCGTGAACTTCGCCGACGTCATGCAGACCCGCGGCACGTACGGTGGCGGTCCGGGCGCACCGTACACGGCGGGTTTCGAGGCCGTCGGTGAGGTGGTCGGAGCGGGCTCGGGGGTACGGAAGCCGCCACCACCGGGAACCCGCGTGGTCGGGACCGGCCCGGGGGCCTTCGCTCAGTACATGACGATGCCCGCCGTGAGCGTCATCGACGTTCCGGCCGGCTGGGCCGACGCGGCCGCCCTGGGTATGGAGCTCAACTGGGCGACCGCGCTCGCCGCGCTGGTCCCCCTCGGAGGGGTGGGCCCCGGATCGGTCGTCCTCGTCCATGCCGCCGCCGGCGGGGTCGGGCAGGCCGCGGTCACGCTGGCCCTGCACTACGGAGCACGAGTCATCGCCACCGCGGCCCCTTCCAAGCACGGGGTGCTCAGGGCATTGGGCGCCCATGAGGTCCTGGACAGCTCCCGCCCGGACCTCGCCGACGAGATCACGCGCAGGACAGGTGGGGTGGATCTCGTCTTGGAGTCCGTGGGCAGAGCGACGTTCGCGGCGAGCCTGGCGGTGACGAAGCCGATCACCGGTCGCATCGTGGTCTTCGGCCACAGCTCTGGCGAGGCGACGGTGAGTTCCCACGAACTGACCTTCCAGCACCCGGTCCAGATCTTGGGCCTGCACATCGGGACACTGGCCTCGTCCGCACCAGAGATGTACGCGGGTCTGCTGAGCGAACTCAGCGACCTCGTGTCCGCCCGCGTCTACCTCCCGGGAACACCTACGGTCCACCCCCTGGCGGAGGGACCGAGGGTGCTCCACGATATGGAGGCCAGACGCACCCAGGGCAAACACGCCCTGGACCCCTGGGCCTGAGCCCCCGACCGCCGAGTTCCTCAACGGTCTGATTTTCCAAATTCGTCATACGGAACACTTACGCTCTGTAGCGTTCGGCTATGCCCGGTTTCGATCACGAACTCAAGGTGCGGTTGTTCCAGAACAATCCGGAGTTGGCTCCGATCATGCTCCGCGACACCATCGGCTGCCCTGTCCCGGACTACGCCCGGGTCGAACTAGGTTGCACCGATCACACGAAGCTTAAACCTGTCCCTTTCAAGTCCGACAGCGTTGTCGTCCTCT
This region includes:
- a CDS encoding zinc-binding dehydrogenase; this encodes MHIFDDRPRAGTPVMSALIQRSRQGPSDLALATDVPTPVPGPDDLLVRVTAAGVNFADVMQTRGTYGGGPGAPYTAGFEAVGEVVGAGSGVRKPPPPGTRVVGTGPGAFAQYMTMPAVSVIDVPAGWADAAALGMELNWATALAALVPLGGVGPGSVVLVHAAAGGVGQAAVTLALHYGARVIATAAPSKHGVLRALGAHEVLDSSRPDLADEITRRTGGVDLVLESVGRATFAASLAVTKPITGRIVVFGHSSGEATVSSHELTFQHPVQILGLHIGTLASSAPEMYAGLLSELSDLVSARVYLPGTPTVHPLAEGPRVLHDMEARRTQGKHALDPWA